One stretch of Saccharopolyspora erythraea DNA includes these proteins:
- a CDS encoding M protein has translation MGLADDRDLLPLGSGFDLARKNGYDRAQVDEHLERIDADLRILTADRDAAVSQANDLSKQLESARSEIENLRGQVERLSKPPTTLEGLSERLQRMLRLAQDEANDIRARAEKDAADTRARSEAEASNLRTRYEKLIAEVDKRRGEMETEHRALMDKAKAEAERITREAEENRKRADEESEARRVQVEEDFEIAMAARRTESMRTLAEQEATSKADAERRVREATEEANRRLREGTNEAHRRVREATDEANRLVSDATAKSEKLTRESTEAAEKRERESTDAATRREQKSQQVAERMVREATDKSELMVKECTEEATRLIDDAKRQSKRLVDEATQEHKRLLDEADRESRRLVDEARQDAERRLGATTEEVQRRLTKADEQVHSLTELRDTVAAKLRDAAGLLGQTTPLLERLAEEDTEEAKLREAAAEAREQARKVAEANVAADRPGGGSGPEGAAGASGDGGSSGNGGGTSKNGGASANGGSSGTGANSGGTANSGHGGAQSQQPSQGKAKPTGQVKPVGPAGPSAPTVPKQEAPRTTTDDGPTEKIQRGALQGGANPHDPPTRRIQLPVPDGNAGKGGPPKVDKRSRPGG, from the coding sequence ATGGGCCTTGCCGACGACCGTGACCTGCTACCACTGGGATCAGGCTTCGACCTCGCTCGAAAGAACGGGTACGACCGCGCACAGGTCGACGAACACCTCGAGCGAATCGACGCCGATCTCCGGATCCTCACCGCCGATCGGGATGCCGCCGTCTCCCAGGCGAACGATCTGTCCAAGCAGCTGGAGTCGGCGCGTTCGGAGATCGAGAACCTGCGCGGCCAGGTCGAGCGGCTGTCCAAGCCGCCGACAACGCTGGAGGGGCTCAGCGAACGGTTGCAGCGCATGCTGCGGCTTGCCCAGGACGAGGCCAACGACATCCGCGCCCGCGCGGAGAAGGACGCCGCCGACACGCGCGCCCGGTCCGAGGCCGAGGCGAGCAACCTGCGCACCCGCTACGAGAAGCTGATCGCCGAGGTCGACAAGCGGCGCGGTGAGATGGAGACCGAGCACCGCGCGCTGATGGACAAGGCCAAGGCCGAGGCCGAGCGGATCACGCGGGAGGCCGAGGAGAACCGCAAGCGCGCGGACGAGGAGTCCGAGGCGCGGCGGGTCCAGGTCGAAGAGGACTTCGAGATCGCCATGGCGGCCCGGCGGACCGAGTCCATGCGCACCCTCGCCGAGCAGGAGGCGACCAGCAAGGCCGACGCCGAGCGCCGCGTGCGCGAGGCCACCGAGGAGGCCAACCGGCGGCTGCGCGAGGGCACCAACGAAGCGCACCGGCGGGTGCGCGAGGCGACCGACGAGGCGAACCGGCTGGTCAGCGACGCCACCGCGAAGTCCGAGAAGCTCACCCGCGAATCCACCGAAGCCGCCGAGAAGCGCGAGCGCGAGTCCACCGACGCCGCGACGCGCCGCGAGCAGAAGTCGCAGCAGGTGGCCGAGCGGATGGTCCGGGAGGCCACCGACAAGTCCGAGCTGATGGTCAAGGAGTGCACAGAGGAGGCCACCCGGCTCATCGACGACGCCAAGCGCCAGAGCAAGCGGCTGGTCGACGAGGCGACCCAGGAGCACAAGCGGCTGCTGGACGAGGCCGACCGGGAGAGCAGGCGGCTGGTCGACGAGGCCCGCCAGGACGCCGAGCGGCGGCTGGGCGCGACGACCGAGGAGGTCCAGCGCAGGCTCACCAAGGCCGACGAGCAGGTGCACTCGCTCACCGAGCTGCGCGACACCGTCGCGGCGAAGCTGCGCGACGCCGCCGGGCTGCTCGGCCAGACCACTCCGCTGCTGGAGCGGCTGGCCGAAGAGGACACCGAGGAGGCCAAGCTGCGGGAGGCCGCGGCCGAGGCGCGCGAGCAGGCGCGCAAGGTCGCCGAGGCCAACGTCGCGGCCGACCGCCCGGGCGGCGGCTCGGGCCCGGAGGGTGCGGCCGGTGCCTCCGGCGACGGCGGATCGTCCGGCAACGGCGGTGGCACTTCCAAAAACGGTGGTGCGTCGGCCAACGGTGGTTCCTCCGGCACTGGCGCAAACAGCGGCGGTACGGCGAACTCCGGCCACGGCGGGGCGCAGTCCCAGCAGCCGTCCCAGGGCAAGGCCAAGCCCACGGGTCAGGTGAAGCCAGTGGGGCCTGCCGGGCCCTCGGCGCCCACCGTCCCCAAGCAGGAGGCACCGCGGACCACCACCGACGATGGTCCGACGGAGAAGATCCAGCGCGGTGCCTTGCAGGGCGGGGCCAACCCGCACGACCCGCCGACGCGACGCATCCAGCTGCCGGTGCCCGACGGCAACGCGGGCAAGGGCGGACCGCCCAAAGTGGACAAGCGGTCCCGGCCTGGCGGCTGA
- a CDS encoding TetR/AcrR family transcriptional regulator codes for MRADSERTALAILEAAERVLARNPAATMAQVAEAAGVARTTVHRRFASREALVEAMSAWAARRFAAAVDEARSDTTPPLVALYQVTANVLRVKIGWGFAMSRMNSADPEVERIHDEVRKKCLRLFRRAQVDGVLRADADPEWARRVYYALIHEAAQEGRDDGDTDALATRVVDTLLRGVGMG; via the coding sequence ATGCGAGCCGATTCGGAGCGGACCGCGCTGGCGATCCTGGAGGCCGCCGAGCGCGTGCTGGCGCGGAACCCGGCCGCGACGATGGCGCAGGTCGCCGAGGCGGCCGGGGTCGCGAGGACGACGGTGCACCGGCGGTTCGCCAGCCGCGAGGCGCTGGTCGAGGCCATGTCGGCCTGGGCGGCCCGGCGGTTCGCCGCCGCGGTGGACGAGGCCCGGTCGGACACCACGCCTCCGCTGGTCGCGCTCTACCAGGTCACCGCGAACGTGCTCCGGGTCAAGATCGGCTGGGGCTTCGCGATGAGCCGGATGAACTCGGCCGACCCGGAGGTGGAGCGGATCCACGACGAGGTGCGCAAGAAGTGCCTGCGCCTGTTCCGCCGGGCGCAGGTGGACGGCGTGCTGCGCGCGGACGCCGACCCGGAGTGGGCTCGCCGCGTGTACTACGCCCTGATCCACGAGGCCGCCCAGGAAGGGCGCGACGACGGCGACACCGACGCGCTTGCGACCCGGGTCGTGGACACCCTGCTCCGGGGTGTGGGCATGGGCTAG
- the dhaL gene encoding dihydroxyacetone kinase subunit DhaL — protein MGCTAQDVVVALRAGAETVAAHRDELIRLDREIGDADHGENMDRGFRAVVSKVDTAAPDTPGAVLKMVATVLISTVGGASGPLYGTAFLRAAAAVGDAAELDGAAVAAALKAGMEGVAARGKAVTGDKTMIDALSPAVDAAKGAADAGEGPVKVLSVAAEAAHVGAQATEPLVARKGRASYLGERSAGHIDPGARSTALLLSAFAEAARGGR, from the coding sequence ATGGGTTGCACAGCACAGGACGTCGTCGTCGCGTTGCGCGCGGGCGCCGAGACCGTCGCGGCGCACCGGGACGAGCTGATCCGGCTCGACCGGGAGATCGGCGACGCCGACCACGGCGAGAACATGGACCGCGGCTTCCGGGCGGTCGTGTCCAAGGTGGACACCGCGGCGCCCGATACACCGGGTGCGGTGCTGAAGATGGTGGCCACGGTGCTGATCTCGACCGTCGGCGGGGCCTCCGGGCCGCTCTACGGCACGGCGTTCCTGCGGGCCGCGGCGGCGGTCGGCGACGCCGCGGAGCTCGACGGCGCGGCCGTCGCCGCCGCGCTCAAGGCCGGGATGGAGGGTGTCGCGGCGCGCGGCAAGGCCGTCACCGGCGACAAGACGATGATCGACGCGCTCTCGCCCGCGGTCGACGCCGCCAAGGGCGCGGCCGACGCGGGGGAGGGGCCGGTGAAGGTGCTGTCGGTGGCCGCCGAAGCCGCCCACGTGGGCGCGCAGGCGACCGAGCCGCTGGTCGCGCGCAAGGGCCGGGCCTCCTACCTCGGCGAGCGCAGCGCGGGCCACATCGATCCGGGAGCGCGGTCGACGGCGTTGCTGCTGTCGGCGTTCGCCGAGGCGGCGAGGGGCGGACGATGA
- a CDS encoding alpha/beta hydrolase, with protein sequence MSTPIRANTVLPARREPITLHTADDLKLVGELALPESGEPKATLVCLHPLPTHGGMMDSHIFRKAAWRLPALADLAVLRFNTRGTASEAGRSEGTFDSGKSERFDVAAALEYAEFSDLPNVWLVGWSFGTDLTLVHGLDPLVQGAVLISPPLRWSTEDDLRAWAESGKPVHALIPEYDDYLRPEEARRRFAAIPQAQVTGFPDTKHLWVGKAEDALDAIVGAVAPDVPTPLPRTWDGPSETRQVTIVDS encoded by the coding sequence ATGAGTACTCCGATCCGCGCGAACACGGTGCTGCCGGCCCGGCGCGAGCCGATCACGCTGCACACCGCCGACGATCTCAAGCTGGTCGGCGAGCTGGCGCTGCCGGAGAGCGGCGAGCCGAAGGCCACCCTGGTCTGCCTGCACCCGCTGCCCACCCACGGCGGCATGATGGACTCGCACATCTTCCGCAAGGCCGCCTGGCGGCTGCCCGCGCTCGCCGACCTGGCGGTGCTGCGGTTCAACACGCGGGGCACCGCCAGCGAGGCCGGCCGCAGCGAGGGCACCTTCGACAGCGGCAAGTCCGAGCGCTTCGACGTGGCCGCGGCGCTGGAGTACGCGGAGTTCAGCGACCTGCCGAACGTGTGGCTGGTCGGCTGGTCGTTCGGCACCGACCTCACCCTCGTGCACGGGCTCGACCCGCTGGTGCAGGGCGCGGTGCTGATCTCGCCGCCGTTGCGCTGGAGCACCGAGGACGACCTGCGCGCGTGGGCGGAGTCGGGCAAGCCGGTGCACGCGCTGATCCCGGAGTACGACGACTACCTGCGTCCGGAGGAGGCGCGGCGCCGGTTCGCCGCGATCCCGCAGGCGCAGGTCACCGGCTTCCCCGACACCAAGCACCTGTGGGTCGGCAAGGCCGAGGACGCCCTCGACGCGATCGTGGGCGCCGTGGCCCCCGACGTCCCGACGCCGCTGCCCCGCACCTGGGACGGCCCGTCGGAGACCCGGCAGGTCACCATCGTCGATTCCTGA
- the dhaK gene encoding dihydroxyacetone kinase subunit DhaK produces MKKIINEPADVVAESLRGMAAAHPELLRVRTDPAVVVRADAPVRDRVAVISGGGSGHEPLHTGFVGPGMLAAAVPGAVFTSPTPDAVQAAINETDGGAGALLVVKNYTGDVLNFETAAELAEAEGTEVRTVLVDDDVAVKDSTHTAGRRGVGGTVLVEKIVGAAAARGAGLDECEQLGRRVVSQVRSMGMALTAPTVPHAGEPSFALEPDEMEIGIGIHGEPGRERLPLEKADAVVSRLLDAIVDDLPYADGDEALLFTNSMGATPLIELYLAHGIAERLLAERGIRVRRRLVGPYTTSLEMQGMSLTLLKLDDELTELWDAPVHTAALHW; encoded by the coding sequence GTGAAGAAGATCATCAACGAGCCCGCGGACGTGGTCGCCGAATCGCTGCGGGGCATGGCGGCGGCGCATCCCGAACTGCTGCGCGTCCGGACCGACCCGGCCGTGGTCGTGCGCGCGGACGCTCCGGTGCGGGACAGGGTCGCGGTGATCTCCGGAGGGGGTTCCGGCCACGAGCCGCTGCACACCGGATTCGTCGGCCCGGGCATGCTCGCCGCGGCGGTGCCTGGTGCGGTGTTCACCTCGCCCACCCCGGACGCGGTGCAGGCCGCGATCAACGAGACCGACGGCGGCGCGGGGGCGTTGCTGGTGGTCAAGAACTACACCGGCGACGTGCTGAACTTCGAGACCGCCGCCGAGCTGGCGGAGGCGGAAGGCACCGAGGTCCGCACGGTGCTGGTGGACGACGATGTGGCGGTGAAGGACTCCACCCACACGGCGGGCCGCCGGGGCGTCGGCGGAACCGTGCTGGTGGAGAAGATCGTCGGTGCCGCGGCGGCACGCGGTGCCGGGCTGGACGAGTGCGAGCAACTGGGCAGGCGGGTCGTCTCACAGGTGCGTTCGATGGGCATGGCGCTCACCGCCCCGACGGTGCCGCACGCAGGCGAACCGAGCTTCGCGCTGGAGCCGGACGAGATGGAGATCGGCATCGGCATCCACGGCGAGCCCGGTCGTGAGCGGCTGCCGCTGGAGAAAGCGGATGCCGTCGTCAGCAGGCTTCTCGACGCCATCGTGGATGATCTTCCGTATGCCGACGGCGACGAGGCTCTCCTGTTCACCAACTCCATGGGCGCCACCCCGCTCATCGAGCTCTACCTCGCGCACGGCATCGCCGAGAGGTTGCTGGCCGAACGCGGCATCCGGGTCCGGCGGCGGCTGGTCGGCCCGTACACGACGAGCCTGGAAATGCAGGGCATGAGCCTCACGCTGCTCAAACTGGACGATGAGCTCACCGAGCTGTGGGACGCACCGGTGCACACCGCGGCGTTGCACTGGTGA
- a CDS encoding sodium:solute symporter family protein: MQVLAQVELRLDASAVDYVLLAVYFVFVLGIGYLARRSVSTSLDFFLSGRALPAWVTGLAFIAANLGAIEIIGMSANGAEYGMPTMHYFWIGAVPAMLFLGIVMMPFYYGSKVRSVPEFMLRRFGKPAHLVNGISFAVAQVLIAGVNLYLLASIVNVLLGWPLWVSVLIAAAIVLSYTALGGLSAAIYNEVLQFFVIVAALLPLTIVGLTKVGGWQGLVDKVTASPGGAEQLTAWPGTELTGFTNSFLSVVGLVFGLGFVLSFGYWTTNFVEVQRAMASKSMSAAQRTPIIGAFPKMFIPFLVIIPGMIAAVLVPDLSAYKASGEGAVDYNDALLLLMRDLLPNGLLGIALAGLLASFMAGMAANLSSFNTVFTYDIWQAYIVKDKPDHYYLNMGRSVTVGATVVAVGTAFIAAGYSNLMDYLQQLFSFFNAPLFATFILGMFWKRMTPTAGWLGLVLGTLAAVTVFGLSEGGVLDLPGQGASFVGAGAAFVVDIVVSVLVSMATRPKSDTELVGLVYSLTPKAARTASTSGEDAGWYRRPGLLAGIVLVITILLNIIFG, encoded by the coding sequence GTGCAGGTGCTGGCCCAGGTAGAGCTGCGGCTCGACGCGAGCGCCGTGGATTACGTGCTGCTCGCGGTCTACTTCGTGTTCGTGCTCGGAATCGGCTATCTCGCGCGTCGCTCGGTCTCCACAAGCCTGGACTTCTTCCTGTCCGGGCGGGCGTTGCCGGCGTGGGTGACCGGTCTGGCCTTCATCGCGGCCAACCTCGGCGCGATCGAGATCATCGGCATGTCGGCCAACGGCGCCGAGTACGGCATGCCGACCATGCACTACTTCTGGATCGGCGCCGTTCCCGCGATGCTGTTCCTCGGCATCGTGATGATGCCGTTCTACTACGGCTCGAAGGTCCGCAGCGTTCCCGAGTTCATGCTGCGGCGCTTCGGCAAACCCGCGCACCTGGTCAACGGCATCAGCTTCGCGGTCGCGCAGGTGCTGATCGCCGGTGTGAACCTCTACCTGCTGGCCAGCATCGTCAACGTGCTGCTGGGCTGGCCGCTGTGGGTGTCGGTGCTGATCGCGGCGGCGATCGTGCTCTCCTACACCGCGCTGGGCGGGCTGTCGGCGGCGATCTACAACGAGGTGCTGCAGTTCTTCGTGATCGTCGCGGCGCTGCTGCCGCTGACCATCGTCGGCCTGACCAAGGTCGGCGGCTGGCAGGGATTGGTCGACAAGGTCACCGCCAGCCCCGGCGGTGCCGAGCAGCTCACCGCGTGGCCGGGCACCGAGCTGACCGGTTTCACCAACAGCTTCCTCAGCGTCGTCGGGCTGGTGTTCGGCCTGGGCTTCGTGCTCTCCTTCGGCTACTGGACGACGAACTTCGTCGAGGTCCAGCGCGCGATGGCGTCCAAGAGCATGTCGGCCGCGCAGCGCACGCCGATCATCGGCGCGTTCCCCAAGATGTTCATCCCGTTCCTGGTGATCATCCCGGGCATGATCGCGGCGGTGCTGGTCCCGGACCTCTCGGCCTACAAGGCCAGCGGTGAGGGCGCCGTGGACTACAACGACGCGCTGCTGCTGCTGATGCGCGACCTGCTGCCCAACGGCCTGCTCGGCATCGCGCTGGCCGGTCTGCTCGCCTCGTTCATGGCCGGTATGGCGGCGAACCTGAGCTCGTTCAACACGGTGTTCACCTATGACATCTGGCAGGCGTACATCGTCAAGGACAAGCCGGACCACTACTACCTGAACATGGGCCGGTCGGTGACCGTCGGAGCGACGGTGGTCGCGGTCGGCACGGCGTTCATCGCCGCCGGCTACTCGAACCTGATGGACTACCTGCAGCAGCTGTTCTCGTTCTTCAACGCGCCGCTGTTCGCCACGTTCATCCTGGGCATGTTCTGGAAGCGGATGACGCCCACCGCGGGCTGGCTCGGCCTGGTGCTGGGCACGCTGGCGGCGGTGACCGTGTTCGGGCTGTCCGAGGGCGGCGTGCTCGACCTCCCGGGCCAGGGCGCGAGCTTCGTGGGCGCAGGTGCGGCGTTCGTCGTCGACATCGTGGTCAGCGTGCTGGTCAGCATGGCGACCCGGCCGAAGTCCGACACCGAGCTGGTGGGGCTGGTGTACTCGCTGACGCCGAAGGCGGCCCGCACTGCCTCCACCAGCGGTGAGGACGCCGGCTGGTACCGCAGGCCGGGCCTGCTCGCCGGGATCGTGCTGGTGATCACCATTCTGCTCAACATCATCTTCGGCTGA
- a CDS encoding alpha/beta fold hydrolase, with the protein MHFIESGVGTPLVLLHAFPVDARMWNAARTSLEEHARVITPDQRGLGESALHGASTGVDEPAGPAVRDRPSMAAAAADVIALLDELELDRVVLGGCSMGGYVAMAVLRAAPERVAGLVLADTKAVADNEDQRANRLSAADRAEREGTDGWLSESTLPNVLGTTTRADRLEVVNEVRDIIETQPPEGIAWAQRAMADRPDSTALLRGYGGPVLVVVGEEDVMTPPDSAAELAGTLPNAELVRIPGSGHLSPVETPDAFSEAVVSWLGRIS; encoded by the coding sequence GTGCATTTCATCGAATCCGGAGTCGGAACCCCACTGGTACTGCTGCACGCCTTCCCGGTCGACGCGCGCATGTGGAACGCCGCGCGGACGTCGTTGGAGGAGCACGCCAGAGTCATCACCCCCGACCAGCGCGGGCTGGGCGAGAGCGCGCTGCACGGCGCCTCCACCGGTGTCGACGAGCCCGCCGGCCCCGCCGTGCGGGACCGGCCGAGCATGGCCGCCGCGGCGGCCGACGTCATCGCCCTGCTCGACGAGCTCGAGCTGGACCGGGTCGTGCTGGGCGGCTGCTCGATGGGCGGCTACGTGGCGATGGCGGTGCTGCGCGCCGCGCCCGAGCGCGTCGCCGGGCTGGTGCTGGCAGACACCAAGGCCGTCGCGGACAACGAGGACCAGCGCGCGAACCGGCTGAGCGCGGCCGACCGCGCCGAACGCGAGGGCACCGACGGGTGGCTGTCGGAGAGCACGCTGCCGAACGTCCTCGGCACCACGACCCGCGCCGACCGCCTCGAGGTCGTCAACGAGGTCCGCGACATCATCGAGACCCAGCCGCCGGAGGGCATCGCGTGGGCGCAGCGCGCGATGGCCGACCGCCCGGACAGCACCGCGCTGCTGCGCGGATACGGCGGTCCGGTGCTCGTGGTCGTGGGCGAGGAGGACGTCATGACCCCGCCCGACAGCGCGGCGGAACTCGCGGGAACCCTGCCCAACGCCGAACTCGTGCGGATCCCGGGGTCGGGGCACCTCTCCCCGGTCGAGACCCCGGACGCCTTCAGCGAGGCCGTCGTCTCCTGGCTCGGCCGGATCTCCTAG
- the dhaM gene encoding dihydroxyacetone kinase phosphoryl donor subunit DhaM: MKTVGLVIVSHSAKLSEGVVELAQQMAPEVRVVAAGGLDDGSIGTDFERVSAALSDADTGAGAVLLYDLGSAQMVAELAVESLGDPRTAIVADGPLVEGAVAGAVAAQGGKDLKAVAEAVQAAGGPSELAAGGEEAEAPPQEEVREELELANEVGLHARPAALLARCLTGLDADVTISLGEKEADAASVLGVMGLGARKGHRIVLRASGPDAREAVQRILDLASRNFDE, encoded by the coding sequence ATGAAGACCGTCGGACTCGTCATCGTCTCCCACAGCGCGAAGCTCTCCGAGGGCGTCGTGGAGCTCGCCCAGCAGATGGCTCCGGAGGTCCGGGTCGTCGCCGCCGGCGGGCTCGACGACGGCAGCATCGGCACCGACTTCGAACGGGTGTCCGCCGCGCTGTCCGACGCCGACACCGGCGCGGGCGCCGTCCTGCTCTACGACCTGGGCAGCGCGCAGATGGTCGCGGAACTGGCCGTCGAGTCGCTGGGCGACCCGCGGACCGCGATCGTGGCCGACGGGCCGCTGGTCGAGGGTGCGGTGGCGGGTGCGGTCGCCGCGCAGGGCGGCAAGGACCTCAAGGCCGTCGCCGAGGCGGTGCAGGCCGCGGGCGGGCCGTCGGAGCTGGCGGCCGGCGGAGAGGAAGCCGAGGCCCCGCCGCAGGAGGAAGTCCGCGAGGAACTGGAACTGGCCAACGAGGTCGGCCTGCACGCGCGTCCGGCCGCGCTGCTGGCCCGGTGCCTGACCGGTCTCGACGCCGACGTCACCATCTCGCTCGGGGAAAAGGAAGCCGACGCCGCGAGCGTGCTGGGCGTGATGGGGCTCGGAGCGCGCAAGGGCCACCGGATCGTGCTGCGCGCGAGCGGTCCCGACGCCCGGGAAGCCGTGCAGCGCATCCTCGACCTCGCGTCCCGCAACTTCGACGAGTAG
- a CDS encoding aldehyde dehydrogenase family protein, translated as MTGTARGSVETSTEAELDPQPTFESLDPRTGEVVGRYPVRDAGEVSEVVAAARKAQQWWSDLGFSGRKQRLDAWRKLLLRRLDELAGVICAETGKPLDDARLELVLVVDHLHWAAASAEKVLRRRKVPSGFLMANHAATVEYLPFGVIGVIGPWNYPAFTPMGSIAYALAAGNTVVFKPSELTPGVGEWLAKSLDEVVPEQPVLSVVTGFGPTGAALCESGVDKVAFTGSTETGKRVMATCARTLTPVLVECGGKDALIVDADADLGAAADAAVWGAMSNAGQTCIGVERVYVVDSVADRFLDLVTERAAKLRPGGEPNANFGPITMPSQVDVIRDHVDGALERGARALVGGGHSVRPPFVEPVVLTDVPPDAAAATEETFGPTIVVERVRSADEGVERANDSRYGLGGTVFSRARGTELARRLRAGMVAVNSVIAFAAVPALPFGGVGDSGFGRIHGEDGLREFTRAQAVTRLKYRIPLNPMTFGRSSRTVRRLVRLLRLFRGR; from the coding sequence ATGACCGGGACCGCCCGTGGCAGCGTCGAGACGTCGACCGAGGCGGAGTTGGATCCGCAGCCCACGTTCGAATCGCTCGATCCGCGCACCGGTGAGGTCGTCGGCCGGTACCCCGTGCGCGACGCCGGCGAGGTCAGCGAGGTCGTCGCGGCCGCCCGCAAGGCCCAGCAGTGGTGGTCCGACCTGGGCTTCTCCGGTCGCAAGCAGCGGTTGGACGCCTGGCGCAAGCTGCTGCTGCGCCGGCTCGACGAGCTCGCGGGCGTCATCTGCGCCGAGACCGGCAAGCCGCTCGACGACGCCCGCCTGGAGCTGGTCCTGGTCGTCGACCACCTGCACTGGGCCGCGGCCAGCGCCGAGAAGGTGTTGCGCCGCCGCAAGGTGCCATCGGGCTTCCTGATGGCGAACCATGCCGCGACCGTCGAGTACCTGCCGTTCGGTGTGATCGGAGTCATAGGACCCTGGAACTACCCGGCTTTCACGCCGATGGGCTCCATCGCCTACGCGCTGGCCGCCGGCAACACCGTCGTGTTCAAGCCGAGCGAGCTGACGCCCGGCGTCGGCGAGTGGCTGGCGAAGAGCCTCGACGAGGTCGTACCCGAGCAGCCGGTGCTCAGCGTGGTGACCGGCTTCGGACCGACCGGGGCCGCGCTGTGCGAGTCGGGTGTGGACAAGGTCGCGTTCACCGGTTCCACGGAGACCGGCAAGCGCGTGATGGCCACCTGCGCCCGGACCCTCACCCCCGTGCTGGTGGAGTGCGGCGGCAAGGACGCGCTGATCGTCGACGCCGACGCCGACCTGGGCGCCGCCGCCGACGCCGCGGTCTGGGGCGCGATGTCCAACGCCGGGCAGACCTGCATCGGCGTCGAGCGGGTGTACGTCGTCGACTCCGTCGCCGACCGGTTCCTCGACCTGGTGACCGAGCGCGCCGCCAAGCTGCGGCCGGGCGGCGAGCCCAATGCGAACTTCGGGCCGATCACCATGCCCTCCCAGGTGGACGTGATCCGCGACCACGTCGACGGCGCGCTCGAACGCGGTGCCCGCGCGCTGGTCGGCGGCGGGCACTCGGTGCGGCCGCCGTTCGTCGAGCCGGTCGTGCTCACCGACGTGCCACCGGACGCGGCCGCGGCGACCGAGGAGACCTTCGGGCCGACCATCGTCGTCGAGCGGGTGCGCAGCGCCGACGAGGGCGTCGAACGGGCCAACGACAGCCGGTACGGGCTGGGCGGCACGGTTTTCTCCCGGGCGCGCGGCACGGAGCTGGCCCGGCGGTTGCGGGCCGGGATGGTCGCGGTGAACTCGGTGATCGCGTTCGCGGCGGTCCCCGCGCTGCCCTTCGGCGGTGTCGGCGACTCCGGGTTCGGCCGGATCCACGGCGAGGACGGCCTGCGGGAGTTCACCCGGGCGCAGGCGGTGACCAGGCTCAAGTACCGGATTCCGCTGAACCCGATGACGTTCGGCCGCTCGAGCCGCACGGTGCGGCGGCTGGTCCGCCTGCTGCGCCTGTTCCGCGGGCGCTGA
- a CDS encoding DUF3558 domain-containing protein: MYRYASLIAVLPLVLMVAGCSAGTEKTTGQRETVPVAKPDVESAAFFDDRLTPAKLRAVDPCALLRGTDLTEYGQPSGDVLSDLGACSNFMKTHDGKPFNVTLYLQADGFDFSKHRIAGLPAEITADSDPCFVRVAYQGAEGILSSPRSMQLQLDTELPDPCSAAVQIMHEVVEQIRTNPPIAGRGPAELSGIDPCTTLDPVVVRDTAMGVTASPEPAGIYACDWHADNGVDLKVDFATGEPETGTLPPADIGGVGAAVLPSSELNNCRIEWEHRRTPANVNGIERVQVQVYNNNKIPMDACANALNAARAVKSKLPVG, translated from the coding sequence GTGTACCGGTACGCGTCGCTGATCGCTGTTCTGCCTCTCGTCCTCATGGTCGCCGGATGTTCGGCCGGAACGGAGAAAACCACCGGGCAGCGGGAGACCGTGCCGGTCGCCAAACCCGACGTCGAGAGCGCGGCGTTCTTCGACGACCGGCTGACGCCCGCGAAGCTGCGGGCGGTCGACCCGTGCGCGCTGCTGCGCGGCACGGACCTGACCGAGTACGGCCAGCCCTCGGGTGACGTGCTCAGCGACCTCGGCGCGTGCTCGAACTTCATGAAGACCCACGACGGCAAGCCGTTCAACGTCACCCTGTACCTGCAGGCCGACGGGTTCGACTTCAGCAAGCACCGCATCGCCGGGCTGCCCGCCGAGATCACCGCCGACTCCGATCCCTGCTTCGTCCGGGTCGCCTACCAGGGCGCGGAGGGCATCCTGTCGTCGCCGCGGTCGATGCAGCTCCAGCTCGACACCGAGCTGCCCGATCCCTGTTCGGCCGCGGTGCAGATCATGCACGAGGTCGTCGAGCAGATCCGCACGAATCCGCCGATCGCCGGGCGCGGTCCGGCCGAGCTGTCCGGGATCGACCCCTGCACGACGCTCGACCCCGTGGTCGTGCGCGACACCGCGATGGGCGTCACGGCGTCGCCGGAGCCCGCCGGGATCTACGCGTGCGACTGGCACGCGGACAACGGCGTGGACCTCAAGGTCGACTTCGCCACCGGCGAGCCGGAGACCGGCACGCTGCCGCCCGCCGACATCGGCGGAGTCGGGGCGGCCGTGCTGCCGTCGTCGGAGCTGAACAACTGCCGGATCGAGTGGGAGCACCGCCGCACGCCGGCGAACGTCAACGGCATCGAACGCGTCCAGGTGCAGGTCTACAACAACAACAAGATCCCGATGGACGCGTGCGCGAACGCGTTGAACGCGGCACGGGCGGTGAAGTCGAAGCTTCCGGTCGGCTGA